Proteins encoded in a region of the Synergistales bacterium genome:
- a CDS encoding riboflavin synthase, whose product MFTGLIEQVGRVEGCTRQGDVHLLRIGAPGFAGMLVHGQSVAVSGACLSVVETGADHFAVEMMPETLERTRLGDVRPGEAVNLERSLTLERRLDGHLVTGHVDTLVTVRSVLPWGRSRLIECQAPERVVPLVVEKGSVALDGVSLTVAARSGVAFSVGVIPTTLAETTLGRVGPGDRLHLETDILGKYVASLLEGKAGDLPAAGRENTGGGTIGWEDLQRYGWV is encoded by the coding sequence GTGTTCACCGGGCTTATAGAGCAGGTGGGGAGAGTGGAGGGTTGCACCCGGCAGGGGGATGTCCACCTTCTCCGGATCGGGGCCCCCGGGTTCGCCGGCATGCTCGTCCACGGGCAGTCCGTCGCCGTCTCCGGCGCCTGCCTCTCCGTAGTGGAGACCGGTGCGGATCACTTCGCCGTGGAGATGATGCCCGAAACACTGGAGCGCACCCGACTGGGCGATGTCCGTCCCGGGGAGGCGGTGAACCTCGAACGGTCGCTGACCCTGGAACGAAGGCTGGACGGACATCTGGTCACCGGTCATGTGGATACCCTGGTGACCGTTCGGAGCGTGTTGCCCTGGGGGAGGAGCCGGCTGATCGAATGCCAGGCGCCGGAGCGTGTTGTGCCGCTGGTAGTGGAGAAGGGATCGGTGGCCCTGGATGGGGTGAGCCTCACTGTGGCCGCCAGGAGCGGGGTGGCCTTCAGCGTGGGGGTGATCCCCACGACACTGGCGGAGACCACGCTGGGCCGGGTCGGCCCGGGTGACCGCCTCCACCTGGAAACAGATATATTGGGGAAGTATGTGGCCTCGCTGCTCGAAGGAAAGGCCGGCGACCTTCCGGCTGCCGGCAGGGAGAACACCGGCGGGGGCACCATCGGATGGGAGGACCTCCAGCGATACGGATGGGTATAG
- the ribD gene encoding bifunctional diaminohydroxyphosphoribosylaminopyrimidine deaminase/5-amino-6-(5-phosphoribosylamino)uracil reductase RibD, translating into MRRALSLAHRGGCAVRPNPRVGCVIVAGDAVVGQGYHRRCGGDHAEVEALRMAGEGAAGATAYVTLEPCSHHGRTPPCAPRLVEAGVSRVVVGTRDPNPRVCGRGNDILRSGGVEVTEGVLASECAWINRGFFHSCRHHRPWVTLKAAATLDGTIALDDGRSQWITGPEARRMAHLLRAEQDALLVGRETVEQDDPSLTVRECAGPSPLPVVLNSRLRITPAKQVYRNPRTVVACSDEAASREDREGFPFEILPLPSDDRGLSIPPLLSALAGRGVQYLLVEGGGEVIGSFLRQRCADAVALFVAPSLLGAGRSLRGGFRCSCLEEKIELLEPRVSSVGRDFLVEGVLSCSPGL; encoded by the coding sequence ATGCGGAGGGCGCTCTCCCTCGCTCACAGAGGAGGGTGTGCGGTCCGCCCCAATCCCCGGGTGGGCTGTGTCATTGTGGCCGGGGATGCCGTGGTCGGCCAGGGATACCACCGGCGCTGCGGCGGGGACCACGCAGAGGTGGAGGCCTTGCGGATGGCCGGCGAAGGAGCCGCCGGCGCGACCGCCTATGTCACCCTGGAACCCTGTTCGCACCACGGGCGGACGCCGCCCTGTGCCCCCCGGCTTGTCGAGGCCGGGGTGTCCCGGGTGGTTGTGGGGACCCGCGACCCCAATCCCCGCGTCTGCGGCCGCGGAAACGATATCCTCCGCAGCGGCGGGGTGGAGGTGACAGAGGGTGTATTGGCGTCGGAGTGCGCCTGGATCAACAGGGGCTTCTTCCACAGCTGCCGTCACCACCGACCCTGGGTGACGCTGAAGGCCGCCGCCACACTGGACGGGACCATCGCCCTGGACGACGGCAGGAGCCAGTGGATCACCGGTCCGGAGGCGCGCCGGATGGCGCATCTCCTCCGGGCCGAGCAGGATGCCCTGCTTGTGGGGAGGGAAACGGTGGAGCAGGACGATCCCTCGCTCACCGTGCGGGAGTGCGCCGGCCCCTCGCCCCTTCCTGTTGTGCTCAACTCCCGCCTTCGCATTACGCCTGCAAAACAGGTATACCGAAACCCCCGGACCGTGGTGGCCTGCAGCGACGAGGCGGCCTCCCGGGAGGACAGGGAGGGCTTCCCCTTCGAGATCCTTCCCCTCCCGTCTGATGACCGCGGTCTTTCGATCCCTCCTCTCCTTTCGGCTCTCGCCGGGAGGGGGGTACAATATCTCCTGGTCGAGGGGGGCGGCGAGGTGATCGGCTCCTTCCTGCGGCAGCGCTGCGCCGACGCCGTGGCGCTCTTTGTCGCGCCGTCGCTGCTCGGTGCGGGGCGCTCCCTCCGCGGGGGATTCCGCTGTTCCTGCCTGGAGGAGAAGATCGAACTCCTGGAACCTCGTGTCTCCTCTGTGGGACGGGATTTCCTTGTTGAGGGGGTGCTGTCGTGTTCACCGGGCTTATAG
- a CDS encoding bifunctional 3,4-dihydroxy-2-butanone-4-phosphate synthase/GTP cyclohydrolase II, which yields MHSEATFCSVEEALDELRRGKMIIVVDDEDRENEGDLVIPAYKVSDETINFMAKYGRGLICAPVTLDRAQRLGLELMVQDNTDRMQTAFTVSVDAKEGTTTGISAADRALTCRFLAEESSGADDFRRPGHVFPLIAREGGVLKRAGHTEASVDLAGLAGFPPAAVICEIMNEDGTMARLGDLWEFARRFDLKIFSIKQLIRYRHQRDKLVERVSTISLPTAYGDFTAYAYRSLLEHGTEKLHMALVKGDPWSEPDREVLVRVHSECLTGDVFGSLRCDCGPQLHHSMEYIEKQGEGVVLYMRQEGRGIGLLPKLKAYELQERGMDTVEANQALGFDPDLRDYGLGAQILADLGLKRIRLMTNNPRKIVGLEGYGLEVTGRVPLEIPPNPHNEYYLHTKRDKMGHILHK from the coding sequence ATGCATTCCGAAGCAACATTCTGTTCTGTAGAGGAAGCCCTCGACGAGCTGCGCCGGGGGAAGATGATCATCGTCGTGGACGACGAAGACCGGGAAAACGAGGGAGACCTTGTGATTCCGGCATACAAGGTCTCGGACGAGACCATCAATTTTATGGCAAAATATGGGCGGGGTCTGATCTGTGCGCCGGTGACGCTGGACAGGGCGCAGCGGCTCGGACTCGAACTGATGGTGCAGGACAACACCGACCGGATGCAGACGGCCTTCACCGTTTCGGTGGATGCGAAGGAAGGCACCACCACCGGCATCTCTGCAGCCGACCGCGCCCTGACCTGCCGGTTTCTTGCCGAGGAGAGCAGCGGTGCCGACGATTTCCGTCGCCCCGGCCACGTCTTTCCCCTGATCGCCCGGGAGGGCGGGGTGCTCAAACGGGCGGGGCACACCGAGGCCTCCGTGGATCTGGCCGGACTGGCGGGGTTCCCCCCTGCTGCGGTGATCTGCGAGATCATGAACGAAGACGGGACGATGGCCCGGCTGGGCGACCTCTGGGAGTTCGCCCGACGCTTCGACCTGAAGATCTTTTCCATCAAGCAGCTCATCCGGTACCGGCATCAGCGGGACAAGCTGGTGGAGCGGGTCTCCACCATCTCTCTCCCCACAGCCTACGGTGACTTCACGGCCTATGCCTACCGGTCGCTGCTGGAGCACGGCACGGAGAAGCTCCACATGGCCCTGGTCAAGGGTGATCCCTGGTCGGAGCCGGACAGGGAGGTGCTGGTGCGGGTCCATTCCGAGTGCCTGACAGGCGATGTCTTCGGCTCGCTCCGCTGCGACTGCGGTCCCCAGCTGCACCACTCCATGGAGTATATCGAGAAGCAGGGGGAGGGCGTGGTGCTCTATATGCGTCAGGAGGGCAGGGGGATCGGCCTGTTGCCGAAACTCAAGGCCTACGAGCTGCAGGAGAGAGGGATGGACACCGTGGAGGCCAATCAGGCTCTGGGTTTCGATCCCGATCTTCGGGATTACGGTCTGGGGGCCCAGATCCTGGCCGATTTGGGACTGAAACGGATCCGTCTCATGACAAACAACCCCAGGAAGATCGTCGGGCTGGAAGGGTACGGGCTGGAGGTGACCGGCCGTGTCCCTCTGGAGATCCCCCCCAATCCCCACAACGAGTACTATCTCCATACGAAACGCGACAAGATGGGGCACATACTGCACAAGTAG
- the ribE gene encoding 6,7-dimethyl-8-ribityllumazine synthase — MQVVQGALTGAGLRFTLVVSRFNELITSRLLEGAKDTLLRHGVRHQDLAVYWVPGAWELPFIVKELALQGKQDAIIALGSVIRGDTPHFNYVASEVSKGLAHIGMEQRVPVAFGVLTCDTLDQALSRAGSKAGNKGVEAAMSALEMANLMQEVRGAKEE, encoded by the coding sequence ATGCAGGTTGTTCAAGGGGCCCTGACAGGGGCCGGATTGCGATTCACGCTTGTCGTTTCCCGTTTCAACGAACTCATCACCTCGCGACTCCTGGAAGGGGCGAAGGACACACTGCTCCGACACGGGGTGAGGCATCAGGATCTCGCCGTCTACTGGGTGCCGGGAGCATGGGAGCTCCCCTTTATTGTCAAGGAGCTCGCTCTGCAGGGGAAGCAGGACGCTATCATCGCCCTGGGTTCGGTGATTCGGGGAGACACACCCCATTTCAACTATGTGGCTTCCGAGGTCTCCAAGGGACTCGCCCATATCGGTATGGAGCAGCGTGTCCCGGTCGCCTTCGGGGTCCTGACCTGCGATACCCTGGACCAGGCTCTCTCCAGGGCCGGCAGCAAGGCCGGCAACAAGGGTGTTGAGGCGGCCATGTCGGCATTGGAGATGGCAAACCTGATGCAGGAAGTCCGAGGAGCCAAGGAGGAATAG
- a CDS encoding excinuclease ABC subunit UvrC: protein MERSELLEKTRSYPDRPGVYLMHDGEGRVLYVGKAKSLKKRVASYFRRSGFASPRLRKLVSLIEDISTIRTESEVEALVLEAKLIKRYQPFFNVELKMGERYPYIKVTSEPFPRVVVTRHHSDDGGVYFGPFTRVSEVRQLLRLTERYFPLRTCTRDIDPSRPRNRPCVKYALGRCLGPCAGKCGQREYGERVADVILLLQGQTLKLVERLRARMERAASELAFEEAGRIRDTIRAIWRYTRQRTSRGADGELSPEMWDALQELQSALGLKTLPWRIDGFDISHFSGGETYGVVVVFEQGRSNASLYRKFAVRDVEGIDDFRSMEEVLSRRYRHVLQGDEPVPQLIVIDGGEQQLRFARKALEALGIEDIPSVALAKREELVYSEAGRPPLALPEGGAALRLLQQVRDEAHRYAVGAHRSRRDSRLRRSALEEIPGVGKKRAARLLGTFGSVQRISTLEAEEIASVPGIGRTLAATIRRTLRGEVETETEKR from the coding sequence ATGGAACGGAGCGAGTTGCTGGAAAAAACAAGGTCCTATCCCGACAGGCCGGGGGTCTATCTGATGCACGACGGAGAGGGCCGGGTGCTCTATGTGGGCAAGGCGAAGTCGCTGAAAAAGCGGGTCGCCTCCTATTTTCGGCGGAGTGGTTTCGCCTCCCCCCGCCTGCGGAAGCTTGTTTCGCTCATCGAGGATATCTCCACGATCCGGACGGAATCGGAGGTGGAAGCCCTTGTCCTGGAGGCGAAGCTCATCAAGCGGTATCAGCCGTTCTTTAACGTGGAACTCAAAATGGGGGAGCGCTATCCCTATATCAAGGTAACCAGCGAGCCCTTCCCCCGGGTGGTGGTCACCCGACACCATTCCGATGACGGGGGGGTGTATTTCGGTCCCTTCACCCGGGTGTCGGAGGTGCGGCAGCTCCTCCGGTTGACCGAACGCTATTTCCCCCTGCGCACCTGTACAAGGGACATCGACCCGAGCCGTCCCCGCAACCGTCCCTGTGTCAAGTACGCCCTGGGGCGATGCCTCGGGCCCTGTGCCGGCAAGTGCGGCCAGAGGGAATACGGCGAACGTGTGGCCGATGTCATTCTGCTGCTGCAGGGCCAGACCCTGAAACTGGTGGAACGCCTCAGAGCCAGGATGGAACGGGCCGCTTCGGAGCTTGCCTTTGAAGAGGCGGGGCGGATCCGTGATACCATCAGGGCCATCTGGCGGTACACCCGGCAGCGCACCAGCCGGGGTGCGGACGGGGAGCTCAGCCCGGAGATGTGGGATGCCCTGCAGGAGCTGCAGAGCGCTCTGGGACTCAAGACACTCCCCTGGAGAATCGACGGGTTCGATATCTCGCACTTCTCCGGCGGGGAGACCTACGGTGTGGTGGTGGTCTTCGAGCAGGGACGTTCCAACGCATCGCTGTACAGGAAATTCGCCGTCCGGGACGTGGAAGGAATCGACGACTTCCGGAGCATGGAAGAGGTGCTCTCCCGGCGCTACAGGCATGTCCTGCAGGGCGACGAGCCGGTTCCCCAGCTGATTGTCATCGACGGCGGCGAGCAACAGCTGCGTTTCGCCAGGAAAGCGCTGGAGGCTCTGGGGATCGAGGACATCCCCTCGGTGGCTCTGGCGAAACGGGAGGAGCTTGTCTATAGCGAGGCCGGGCGGCCGCCGCTGGCCTTGCCGGAAGGCGGGGCCGCCCTCCGGCTCTTGCAGCAGGTCCGCGACGAGGCCCACCGCTATGCTGTGGGGGCCCACCGCAGTCGGCGGGACAGCAGACTCCGCCGTTCCGCTCTGGAGGAGATCCCCGGTGTGGGGAAGAAGCGTGCCGCCCGGCTTCTGGGAACCTTCGGCAGCGTACAGCGGATCTCCACGCTCGAGGCGGAGGAGATCGCGTCGGTACCGGGGATCGGCAGGACGCTGGCCGCGACGATCCGGCGGACGTTGAGGGGAGAGGTGGAGACTGAGACGGAAAAGCGTTGA